One stretch of Ornithinimicrobium ciconiae DNA includes these proteins:
- the xdhB gene encoding xanthine dehydrogenase molybdopterin binding subunit, translating to MSTPLAQRPPQPAVGQAVAHESADLHVTGAALYTDDLVGRTPGVLHAWPVQAPHAHASVTALDTAPALTVPGVVRVLTAADVPGTNDAGIRDDEPLFPAEVMYHGHAVCWVLAETLESARLGAEAVAVTYEPLPSVLTLTEAIAQESFQGAHRTVSRGDADAGLARSTRRFSGEFEFGGQEHFYLETQAALALVDEGGQVFVQSSTQHPTETQEIVAHVLGLRSHEVTVQCLRMGGGFGGKEMQPHGLAAVAALGSVLTGRPVRVRLNRTQDITMTGKRHPFHATWEVGFDGQGHLQGLRATLTSDGGWSLDLSEAVLARALCHVDNAYFVPDIEVHGRIAQTHKTSQTAFRGFGGPQGMLVMEDLLGRCAPALGLDPGELRARNLYQPGQSTPYGQPVRHAERLRLVIDEVSSRADLATRHTEIAAHNANSPHHKRGIACTPVKFGISFNLTAFNQAGALVHVYKDGSVLINHGGTEMGQGLHTKMRQVAATALGLPLSAIRLAPTRTDKVPNTSATAASSGSDLNGGAVKDACEQIRDRLAVVAADLLGVDPGQVAISDGTVSGGEGSMPWGQVVREAYLRRVQLFAAGYYRTEGLHWDVTRMQGEPFKYFAYGAAVSEVEVDGFTGAYRLLRADIVHDVGDSLSPLVDIGQIEGGFVQGVGWLTLEELRWDTSEGEGRGRLTTQAASTYKLPSFSELPAELNVHLLERATEDGAVYGSKAVGEPPLMLAFSVREALRQAVAAFGPAGHMVDLGCPSTPEAVFWAVEAARAAGRVDSRRVDRPAPKALADIRMVD from the coding sequence ATGAGCACGCCCCTGGCGCAGCGACCCCCACAGCCCGCGGTGGGTCAGGCGGTCGCCCACGAGAGTGCCGACCTGCACGTCACGGGCGCGGCGCTCTACACCGACGACCTGGTCGGGCGCACCCCGGGCGTGCTGCACGCCTGGCCGGTGCAGGCACCCCACGCCCACGCCTCGGTGACCGCCCTGGACACCGCCCCTGCCCTCACCGTCCCCGGAGTGGTGCGGGTCCTCACGGCGGCCGACGTGCCCGGCACCAACGACGCCGGGATCCGCGACGACGAGCCGCTCTTCCCCGCGGAGGTGATGTATCACGGGCACGCCGTCTGCTGGGTCCTGGCCGAGACCCTCGAGTCGGCGCGCCTGGGGGCCGAGGCTGTCGCAGTGACCTACGAGCCGCTGCCGTCGGTCCTCACCCTCACCGAGGCGATCGCCCAGGAGTCTTTCCAGGGTGCGCACCGCACCGTCTCCCGCGGTGATGCAGACGCCGGCCTGGCCAGGTCCACGCGCCGCTTCTCCGGCGAGTTCGAGTTCGGGGGGCAGGAGCACTTCTACCTCGAGACCCAGGCGGCGCTGGCCCTGGTGGACGAGGGCGGCCAGGTCTTTGTGCAGAGCAGCACCCAGCACCCCACGGAGACCCAGGAGATCGTGGCGCACGTGCTGGGGCTGCGCAGTCACGAGGTCACCGTGCAGTGCCTGCGGATGGGTGGCGGGTTCGGCGGCAAGGAGATGCAGCCCCACGGCCTCGCGGCGGTGGCGGCCCTCGGCTCTGTGCTCACCGGCCGTCCCGTGCGGGTGCGCCTCAACCGCACGCAGGACATCACGATGACCGGCAAGCGCCACCCGTTCCACGCCACCTGGGAGGTCGGCTTCGACGGCCAGGGCCACCTACAGGGGCTGCGCGCGACCCTGACCTCCGACGGAGGCTGGTCACTCGACCTGTCGGAGGCGGTGCTCGCCCGGGCCCTGTGCCACGTCGACAACGCCTACTTCGTGCCCGACATCGAGGTGCATGGGCGGATTGCCCAGACCCACAAGACCTCGCAGACGGCCTTCCGGGGCTTCGGAGGTCCGCAGGGCATGCTGGTGATGGAGGACCTCCTCGGACGCTGCGCGCCGGCCCTGGGCCTGGACCCGGGCGAGCTGCGCGCCCGCAACCTCTACCAGCCCGGGCAGAGCACGCCCTATGGCCAGCCGGTCCGTCACGCGGAGCGGCTCCGGCTCGTCATCGACGAGGTGAGTTCGCGGGCGGACCTGGCCACCCGGCATACCGAGATCGCGGCACACAACGCCAACAGCCCCCACCACAAGCGCGGAATTGCCTGCACCCCAGTGAAGTTCGGCATCTCGTTCAATCTCACTGCGTTCAACCAGGCGGGCGCCTTGGTGCACGTCTACAAGGACGGGTCGGTGCTGATCAACCACGGTGGCACTGAGATGGGACAGGGGTTGCACACCAAGATGCGCCAGGTCGCGGCGACCGCGTTGGGCCTGCCGCTGAGTGCCATCCGGCTGGCGCCGACCCGCACCGACAAGGTGCCCAACACCTCGGCGACGGCCGCGAGCTCGGGGTCGGACCTCAACGGTGGCGCGGTCAAGGACGCGTGCGAGCAGATCCGGGACCGTCTCGCCGTGGTCGCCGCGGACCTGCTCGGTGTCGACCCGGGGCAGGTGGCGATCAGCGACGGGACGGTGAGCGGAGGGGAGGGGAGTATGCCGTGGGGGCAGGTCGTGCGGGAGGCCTACCTGCGCCGTGTGCAACTGTTCGCCGCCGGCTATTACCGCACCGAGGGGCTGCACTGGGACGTGACCCGGATGCAGGGTGAGCCGTTCAAGTACTTCGCCTACGGCGCGGCCGTCTCCGAGGTGGAGGTGGACGGCTTCACCGGCGCCTACCGCCTGCTGCGCGCCGACATCGTCCACGACGTCGGCGACAGCCTCTCACCGCTGGTCGACATCGGGCAGATCGAGGGTGGCTTCGTCCAGGGCGTGGGGTGGCTGACCCTGGAGGAGCTGCGCTGGGACACCTCCGAGGGTGAGGGCCGCGGACGTCTGACGACGCAGGCCGCGAGCACCTACAAGTTGCCGTCCTTCTCCGAGCTGCCCGCCGAGCTCAACGTGCACCTGCTCGAGCGAGCCACCGAGGACGGGGCCGTCTATGGCTCGAAGGCCGTCGGGGAGCCCCCGCTCATGCTGGCGTTCAGCGTGCGGGAGGCCCTGCGGCAGGCCGTCGCGGCGTTCGGGCCGGCCGGTCACATGGTCGACCTGGGCTGTCCGTCGACCCCTGAGGCGGTCTTCTGGGCGGTGGAGGCGGCTCGTGCGGCGGGACGGGTTGACAGCCGACGGGTTGACAGACCGGCGCCCAAGGCTCTGGCGGACATCCGGATGGTGGACTGA
- the xdhC gene encoding xanthine dehydrogenase accessory protein XdhC produces the protein MDWLSALRHLRDEGRSGVLVTVTAVRGHAPREAGAKMVVGSEQSWDSIGGGNLEASAVARARRLLAAGTSDPEQVQVSLNEHARTEFGRQCCGGEVSLLLEPLPARPVVAVFGLGHVGQELGRILARLPLVLHLVDSRQGQVEASRALVCDALADVHLTHAPAPETVLDTLPTHTHVLVMTHDHAEDLVLCEAALRRGDLGSVGVIGSSAKWQRFRKRLLEAGHTEAAVATITSPIGLADVPGKQPAVIAISVAATLVRTVQEDLASDVLGRRRVGSAGRAR, from the coding sequence ATGGACTGGTTGTCGGCCCTGCGGCACCTGCGGGACGAGGGACGCTCGGGGGTGCTGGTCACCGTCACTGCGGTGCGCGGCCACGCCCCCCGGGAGGCCGGCGCCAAGATGGTCGTGGGCTCCGAGCAGAGCTGGGACAGCATCGGGGGCGGCAACCTCGAGGCCAGCGCCGTCGCCCGCGCCCGCCGACTCCTGGCCGCGGGCACCTCGGACCCCGAGCAGGTGCAGGTGTCCCTCAACGAGCACGCCCGCACCGAGTTCGGGCGGCAGTGCTGTGGGGGTGAGGTCAGCCTGCTGCTCGAGCCGTTGCCGGCCCGCCCCGTCGTGGCGGTCTTCGGGCTCGGGCACGTCGGCCAGGAGCTGGGCCGGATCCTGGCCAGGCTGCCGCTGGTGCTCCACCTCGTCGACAGCCGCCAGGGACAGGTGGAGGCGTCCCGCGCGCTGGTCTGCGACGCCCTCGCCGACGTGCACCTGACGCACGCGCCGGCGCCGGAGACCGTGTTGGACACCCTGCCCACGCACACCCACGTCCTGGTGATGACCCACGACCACGCCGAGGACCTGGTGCTGTGCGAGGCCGCCCTGCGCCGTGGAGACCTCGGCTCGGTCGGTGTCATCGGGTCCTCCGCCAAGTGGCAGCGCTTCCGCAAGCGCCTGCTCGAGGCCGGCCACACCGAGGCCGCCGTCGCCACGATCACCAGCCCCATCGGCCTGGCCGACGTGCCGGGCAAGCAACCCGCTGTGATCGCGATCAGTGTCGCCGCGACGCTGGTCCGCACGGTGCAGGAGGACCTGGCCAGTGACGTCCTTGGGAGACGACGGGTGGGGTCGGCCGGACGCGCCAGATAA
- a CDS encoding VanW family protein, producing MSERQNLPEEPQRNEWIGILVRTLVAVLVLGGGYYFAAQYLGDRIPNGTVVEGVDIGGQSPEAAHDTLESRLQDLATEEVVIEVEGDRFTIDPAAAGLEFDLDSTLDGITQVSYDPRIMWERITDDGKDLPLRVTVDRAALEAAVDGVSGDVSIEPTNGSVWLSLGEVRTTDSLPGRELDVAATSDLIELGWPQDATVTGVVTPTEPTLTQAEVDRFAEEVAGPALAEPITVDVDGDTSSISTNQLARLLTVAESPDHVLSLELDTDGLLEVVSGQLDEATVSPRDAGLVLDNGRAVITKARAGQVVDQDELVKGIEAALSKTGEERLVKASTKDVRPTITDEDAQQWDISEMTTFRSEFPGGPSNEARTENIRVGLGHVNGTVVYPGETFSLAETLAPISKERGYVEAGVISDGRLVMGMGGGLSQVSTTVLNAAWDAGLQLDEWHPHSYYISRYPVGKEATIAVGVLDNRWTNDTDTPVLIQTYIDGSDIVMTFWGDRQYAVETITGGRANVVIPERHTDDSPNCLHQSPQEGFDITVTRVLSASGSEVDRQSWSTRYSASPEVTCTNPSAG from the coding sequence GTGAGCGAACGACAGAACCTGCCTGAGGAGCCGCAGCGCAACGAGTGGATCGGCATCCTGGTCCGCACGCTGGTCGCTGTGCTGGTGCTCGGGGGCGGCTACTACTTCGCGGCCCAGTATCTCGGCGACCGGATCCCCAACGGCACCGTGGTCGAAGGCGTCGACATCGGTGGACAGAGCCCGGAGGCGGCCCACGACACACTGGAGAGCCGGCTGCAGGACCTCGCCACCGAGGAGGTCGTCATCGAGGTCGAGGGCGACCGGTTCACCATCGACCCCGCCGCGGCAGGACTCGAGTTCGACCTGGACAGCACGCTGGACGGCATCACCCAGGTCAGCTATGACCCACGGATCATGTGGGAGCGGATCACCGACGACGGCAAGGACCTGCCCCTGCGGGTCACGGTCGACCGCGCGGCACTGGAGGCGGCCGTCGACGGGGTGAGCGGGGATGTCAGCATCGAGCCGACCAACGGCAGCGTCTGGCTCAGCCTGGGGGAGGTGCGCACCACCGACTCGCTGCCGGGCCGCGAGCTGGACGTCGCCGCGACCAGCGACCTGATCGAGCTCGGCTGGCCCCAGGACGCCACGGTCACCGGCGTGGTCACCCCGACCGAGCCCACGCTCACCCAGGCCGAGGTCGACCGTTTCGCCGAGGAGGTCGCCGGGCCGGCCCTCGCCGAGCCGATCACGGTTGACGTCGACGGCGACACGTCAAGCATCAGCACCAACCAGCTGGCCCGGTTGCTCACTGTCGCCGAGTCCCCGGACCACGTCCTGTCCCTCGAACTCGACACGGACGGGCTGCTCGAGGTGGTCAGTGGGCAGCTCGACGAGGCCACGGTGTCTCCGCGCGACGCCGGCCTGGTGCTGGACAACGGCCGGGCGGTCATCACCAAGGCGCGTGCTGGGCAGGTCGTCGACCAGGACGAGTTGGTCAAGGGCATCGAGGCGGCGCTGTCCAAGACGGGTGAGGAACGCCTGGTCAAGGCCAGCACCAAGGATGTCCGCCCCACGATCACCGACGAGGACGCGCAGCAGTGGGACATCTCCGAGATGACGACCTTCCGCAGCGAGTTCCCCGGCGGCCCCTCCAACGAGGCCAGGACCGAGAACATCCGGGTCGGACTGGGCCATGTCAACGGCACCGTCGTCTACCCGGGAGAGACCTTCAGCCTGGCGGAGACGCTGGCGCCGATCTCCAAGGAGCGGGGTTATGTCGAGGCTGGTGTGATCAGCGACGGCCGCCTGGTGATGGGGATGGGCGGGGGCCTTTCGCAGGTCTCCACCACGGTCCTGAACGCGGCGTGGGACGCCGGCCTGCAGCTGGATGAGTGGCACCCGCACTCCTACTACATCTCGCGCTACCCGGTGGGCAAGGAAGCGACCATCGCCGTCGGCGTGCTGGACAACAGGTGGACCAACGACACCGACACCCCGGTGCTGATCCAGACCTATATCGACGGTTCCGACATCGTGATGACCTTCTGGGGCGACCGCCAGTATGCCGTGGAGACGATCACCGGCGGCCGCGCCAACGTGGTGATCCCCGAGAGGCACACCGATGACAGCCCAAACTGTCTGCACCAGAGCCCCCAGGAGGGTTTTGACATCACGGTCACCCGGGTGCTCAGCGCCTCGGGCAGTGAGGTGGACCGGCAGTCCTGGTCGACCCGCTACTCCGCGTCCCCCGAGGTCACCTGCACCAATCCGAGCGCTGGCTGA
- the fdxA gene encoding ferredoxin, which yields MTYVIAQPCVDLKDLACIEECPVDCIYEGERMLYIHPDECVDCGACEPVCPVEAIYYEDDTPEEWAEYYKANVEFFDDLGSPGGAAKLGMIPKDHPLVAALPPQAHDES from the coding sequence ATGACCTACGTGATCGCGCAACCGTGTGTTGACCTCAAGGACCTGGCGTGCATCGAAGAGTGCCCCGTCGACTGCATCTACGAGGGCGAGCGCATGCTCTACATCCACCCGGATGAGTGCGTGGACTGCGGTGCCTGCGAGCCCGTCTGCCCGGTGGAGGCCATCTACTACGAGGACGACACCCCGGAGGAGTGGGCCGAGTACTACAAGGCGAACGTCGAGTTCTTCGACGATCTTGGCAGCCCCGGTGGTGCGGCCAAGCTCGGCATGATCCCCAAGGACCACCCCCTGGTGGCTGCACTTCCCCCACAGGCCCACGACGAGAGCTGA
- a CDS encoding citrate synthase produces the protein MTDTANLTHKGSDLQLPVVPAVEGNNGLDISSLLKTTGDVTLDVGFVNTASCKSEITYIDGGEGILRYRGYPIEQLAAKSSFLETSYLLIYGELPTATQLEEFDQRIRRHTLLLEDMKGFFNGFPRDAHPMPVLSSAVSALGTFYQDSLDPFDPEAVEISTIRLMAKLPTIAAYAFRKSQGQPFLYPNNDYNLVENFLWMTFGQPTEDYQLDPVVAKALDLLFILHADHEQNCSTSTVRLVGSSEANLFSSISAGIHALSGPLHGGANSAVLTMLDQIKESGGDVKDFVSKVKNKEEGVKLMGFGHRVYKNYDPRAALVKQTAHEIFSKVGGGNPLLDLAMELEQTALEDDYFVERKLYPNVDFYTGLIYESMGFPSNMFTVLFAIGRLPGWIAQWREMINDPATKIGRPRQLYVGSPARDYVAADAR, from the coding sequence ATGACAGACACCGCCAATCTCACCCACAAGGGTTCCGATCTCCAGCTGCCCGTTGTCCCGGCGGTCGAGGGCAACAACGGCCTCGACATCTCCTCGCTGCTGAAGACGACCGGTGACGTCACCCTCGACGTGGGTTTCGTCAACACCGCGTCCTGCAAGTCTGAGATCACCTACATCGACGGCGGCGAGGGCATCCTGCGCTACCGCGGCTACCCGATTGAGCAGCTTGCCGCGAAGTCCAGCTTCCTGGAGACCAGCTACCTGCTGATCTACGGCGAGCTGCCGACCGCGACGCAGCTGGAGGAGTTCGACCAGCGGATCCGTCGGCATACCCTCCTGCTGGAGGACATGAAGGGCTTCTTCAACGGCTTCCCCCGCGACGCGCACCCGATGCCGGTGCTCTCCTCGGCCGTCTCGGCGCTCGGCACGTTCTATCAGGACAGCCTAGACCCGTTCGACCCCGAGGCCGTAGAGATCTCCACGATCCGACTGATGGCCAAGTTGCCGACGATCGCGGCCTACGCCTTCCGCAAGAGCCAGGGCCAGCCGTTCCTCTACCCCAACAACGACTACAACCTGGTCGAGAACTTCCTCTGGATGACCTTCGGCCAGCCCACCGAGGACTACCAGCTCGACCCGGTCGTCGCCAAGGCGCTGGACCTGTTGTTCATCCTGCACGCCGACCACGAGCAGAACTGCTCCACCTCCACGGTGCGTCTGGTGGGCTCCTCCGAGGCCAACCTGTTCTCCTCGATCTCTGCCGGCATCCACGCCCTGTCCGGCCCGCTGCACGGTGGTGCCAACTCGGCTGTGCTGACCATGCTCGACCAGATCAAGGAGAGCGGCGGAGACGTCAAGGACTTCGTCTCCAAGGTCAAGAACAAGGAGGAGGGTGTCAAGCTGATGGGCTTCGGCCACCGGGTCTACAAGAACTACGACCCGCGCGCCGCCCTCGTCAAGCAGACCGCCCACGAGATCTTCTCCAAGGTCGGCGGGGGCAACCCGCTGCTGGACCTGGCGATGGAGCTGGAGCAGACCGCGCTCGAGGACGACTACTTCGTGGAGCGCAAGCTCTACCCCAACGTCGACTTCTACACCGGTCTGATCTATGAGTCGATGGGCTTCCCGTCCAACATGTTCACCGTGCTGTTCGCGATCGGCCGTCTCCCCGGCTGGATCGCCCAGTGGCGCGAGATGATCAACGACCCGGCCACCAAGATCGGTCGCCCCCGCCAGCTGTATGTCGGCAGCCCGGCCCGCGACTACGTCGCCGCAGACGCGCGCTGA